The following DNA comes from Fibrobacter sp. UWB4.
CGATATACGCCAGAAGGATACGGAGACTAGCCTCATCGGTCAGTTTCTTTACCCGAAATTTGGCCCGGGACAGCTTTGGGAAACGGTCGCCGAAAAGGTCCTGGAACTCGGTGGCGAAATCCGCATGAACTCCAAAGTCGTAGGCGTGAATCGCGATGCCCAGGGCAAGACTGTTGAAAGCGTCGTTGTCGAAAGCCGTAACGCAGGTGGCGATATCGTGACGGAATCCGTTCCTTGCGATTATTTCCTCTCGACCATGCCGGTGAAGGAACTTGTTGCCGCAATGGACAGCGAAAAGAATCCTGTGCCTGCGGAAGTTCGCCGCGTTTCCGATGGCCTGGTGTACCGTGATTTTATTACTGTCGGCCTGCTTCTGGATAAGCTTGAAATCAAGAATCCGGCGAAGCCTGGCACACCTGAAAGCAAGCTCAAGTTCGTTGCCGACAACTGGATTTACGTGCAGGAATCCGACGTGAAGCTTGGCCGCATCCAGATTTTCAACAACTGGAGCCCGTACCTGGTCGCAGACCCCGAAAAGGTCTGGATTGGCCTTGAATATTTTGCGACCGAAGGTGATGAAATGTGGCGCATGCCCGATGCAGACTTCATCAAGTTCGCCATTGCGGAACTGGATAAGATTGACGTTGCAAAACCTGAATCTGTGCGCGATTCTGTTGTATTTCACATCAAGAAGGCTTACCCCGCTTACTTTGGGACTTACGGTGAATTCGGCAAGGTGCGTGACTACGTGGACCCGATCGAAAACTTGTTCCTCATGGGGCGCAATGGCATGCACAAGTACAACAACATGGACCATAGCATGCTTGCCGCCATGGAAGTTGTGAAATGCATTCGTGAGAATAGTACCGACAAGACTGCCCTTTGGAATGTGAACAGCGAAGAAGAATACCACGAAGGTAAAAAGTAATGCGGAAATTCGTTAGACGGGATCTGCCCCTGATTTTGGGGATGGCGCTTTTTGTCCTCATGTCGTATGCGTTCAATCCCGAAATCAAGAATGTTGTACTGCATAGGAACGGGACCGATTTGGAAACCGCCTTGCCGGTCAGCATTCCGATGGCGTCAGGGGAGAATTTTTCCATTGACATGGATGTTTCCGCAGGCTTTGCAAGTGACTTTTACTTGAACATCCATCCAGATGACTGCGTTATAGAACTTGTCGTCAACGGCGTTAAATTCCCGGTTGAAAGTTATCCTGGCTATTGCAGCTGGAATCGGGGATTTGTGCTCGACAAGGCTGAAATAGTGAAGAACCTTGGCAAGGACGTTTCTTATTTCCATGTCAGGATGTCTTTGCGGAATGGCGGCGGCCTGGGCGGCCTTACGGCGGTCATCAATGGCGGCGGGTTCATGCTTGGATTTTTCACGGTAATGTTCTTTGTGCTGCTTGGAACCTTGATTTTCTCGGTGGGATCGCGTTTCAACATCAAGCGCAGCTTGCTTGTAATTTTCTTTATCGGGCTTCTGCTGCGCGTGGGTTATGGTCAAGAGACATTTTATGACCAGCGCGGTCACGATGTTGGCGGGCATGTGCATTATATGAAGATTATCGCGGAGCAGAATCGAATCCCTTCGTCGAATGAATGCTGGACCTGCTATCATCCGCCGGTGTATTTTGTCTTGAGCGCTGGCGTCTGGAAGATGGCGAACCTGGTGCAATGTGCCCCGCAAAATGCCGTCAAGTGGTTTGACTTGCTCATATCGCTTGTGGCACTTGGATTTGGACTTGCCTGCCTCAGGAATATACTGGAAGGGGCGCCTCTTTTTGCTGCGGCTCTGTTGTGGAGCGCGTGGCCAAGCTTTATTCTTGCTTCGCCGAGGCTTGGAAACGATATACTCTTTTATGCGATGCATGCTGTTGCCTTGTGGGGCTGCCTTAAGTATATTCGCACGGGATTCGGAAAGTATTT
Coding sequences within:
- a CDS encoding NAD(P)/FAD-dependent oxidoreductase produces the protein MTERNFTKIAVIAGAGPAGLTAALELLRTTDVKPVIFEAEDVVGGISRTARYNGNRMDIGGHRFFSKSDTVMDWWQGILPLQGSASKDDIAIGRSVPLVEGGPDPEQTDYVMLCRSRLSRILFLRKLFDYPVSLNGDTIRNLGLWRMMKIGLSYLKVQLLPARKEKSLEDFMINRFGVELYRTFFRDYTEKVWGVPCSKISPDWGGQRIKGLSITKTVIHAVKQIFAGKKKAESGDANGADIRQKDTETSLIGQFLYPKFGPGQLWETVAEKVLELGGEIRMNSKVVGVNRDAQGKTVESVVVESRNAGGDIVTESVPCDYFLSTMPVKELVAAMDSEKNPVPAEVRRVSDGLVYRDFITVGLLLDKLEIKNPAKPGTPESKLKFVADNWIYVQESDVKLGRIQIFNNWSPYLVADPEKVWIGLEYFATEGDEMWRMPDADFIKFAIAELDKIDVAKPESVRDSVVFHIKKAYPAYFGTYGEFGKVRDYVDPIENLFLMGRNGMHKYNNMDHSMLAAMEVVKCIRENSTDKTALWNVNSEEEYHEGKK
- a CDS encoding glycosyltransferase family 39 protein produces the protein MALFVLMSYAFNPEIKNVVLHRNGTDLETALPVSIPMASGENFSIDMDVSAGFASDFYLNIHPDDCVIELVVNGVKFPVESYPGYCSWNRGFVLDKAEIVKNLGKDVSYFHVRMSLRNGGGLGGLTAVINGGGFMLGFFTVMFFVLLGTLIFSVGSRFNIKRSLLVIFFIGLLLRVGYGQETFYDQRGHDVGGHVHYMKIIAEQNRIPSSNECWTCYHPPVYFVLSAGVWKMANLVQCAPQNAVKWFDLLISLVALGFGLACLRNILEGAPLFAAALLWSAWPSFILASPRLGNDILFYAMHAVALWGCLKYIRTGFGKYFIVAVAASFIAYWTKSTAVVTFGVLGITALLQLFKNPRTWSRSERVAAGLFVAASVAVACVALTHDVVGNAGGNDNSVLVRNNPGNFLFFDLRTFLTQPYTDPWHDELGRQFFWNYLAKTSLFGEFKLLESPKGLWLASIVSACFVALLGFGLRGFWKSRWDKVQVVIAAQAFLFFAAMIALRLKYPFSCSNDFRYIVPVLLSCLPWVGYGFCGDGVSRKLKVCGWMVTLVFVVCSSILMMSL